From the genome of Ananas comosus cultivar F153 linkage group 18, ASM154086v1, whole genome shotgun sequence, one region includes:
- the LOC109724223 gene encoding predicted GPI-anchored protein 58, whose translation MAPAPAAALAPPPAPDRPRVDTRARAGADPAPAPAPRHARFRPAMHAPHCRTASATIRRFPAVLVHRQPASFPSRPPILWCAKPEPIPTCAPPPMSVPRTSSSTSDDDRRSPRFFAPPVAVAPLNPSSSLANWIAAARHRRPPAAGYRFPDPLTGRTLPWHSLPSAPASNPSSPDFAYKADVDL comes from the exons ATGGCCCCCGCGCCAGCGGCCGCCCTCGCCCCGCCGCCAGCTCCGGACCGCCCACGAGTCGACACTCGCGCCCGCGCCGGCGCCGACCCCGCGCCAGCGCCCGCCCCGCGCCACGCCCGCTTCCGTCCCGccat GCACGCTCCCCATTGCCGCACCGCCTCCGCGACTATTCGCCGCTTCCCCGCCGTCCTCGTGCACCGCCAGCCTGCTTCTTTTCCATCTCGGCCGCCCATACTCTGGTGCGCCAAGCCGGAGCCAATCCCCACCTGTGCGCCCCCGCCCATGTCCGTGCCGCGCACCTCCTCCTCGACCTCCGACGACGATCGTCGCAGTCCGCGCTTTTTCGCGCCGCCTGTTGCCGTTGCGCCATTGAACCCGAGCAGCAGCTTGGCGAATTGGATCGCAGCCGCGCGCCACCGGcggcctcccgccgccggctaCAGGTTCCCCGACCCACTGACAGGCCGCACCCTGCCCTGGCACAGCCTTCCGTCCGCGCCGGCgtccaaccctagctctcctgACTTCG CGTACAAGGCAGATGTGGACCTCTGA